A part of Larkinella insperata genomic DNA contains:
- a CDS encoding oligosaccharide flippase family protein gives MLIGSLNKVSSAYATPVKLIALTGVSVVVTLYINYLLADQVSPEKYGTWRLFLTITSFSGLFHFGLTDGITIQWLFKDGTDWQKSAKRDFSYLVIQQVCVYTVIVVVGGSGIYPQVYQTNPAVLVANQIALQNLSGLLQSLFNRHHKFYYGPLLTLFSQVVFLVGLTACKTGYMKSLDLILLSNIQIAVTVLLMVYLASKKAKGWPAIQPEDFYLTNILRKTKEFISLGLPILLVGLLFLGFQNIDKLLIAGFYPARQFGFYAFAATLLNVCLTVVSSVANFMMQKLAPYRHSLELYYDKAVFSILLLIPFLFFSVTPLQFLVQTFLPAYSASTVYVRYLSGFIGPYLLVQLIQFSVFKLLNKQRVFLILATVFFVLSLSVEYLLALTKVPLVMIALSSVLLAYGWFAVGDWLLCTIKPECKLKQKKRYFFMVATICLYLLINFIAIE, from the coding sequence GTGTTGATTGGTAGCCTAAATAAAGTGTCTTCCGCCTATGCAACACCCGTTAAGTTGATAGCATTAACGGGTGTCAGCGTTGTTGTTACGTTGTATATCAACTACCTCTTAGCCGATCAGGTAAGCCCCGAAAAATACGGTACATGGCGGTTATTTCTTACGATAACGTCCTTTTCCGGACTGTTTCATTTCGGGCTAACGGACGGTATTACAATTCAGTGGCTCTTCAAAGATGGTACAGACTGGCAAAAGTCCGCTAAACGCGACTTTTCATACCTGGTTATTCAACAGGTGTGTGTTTACACTGTTATCGTTGTTGTAGGAGGCAGCGGAATATATCCACAAGTGTACCAGACAAATCCAGCGGTATTGGTGGCCAATCAGATTGCCTTGCAAAATTTATCAGGTCTGCTTCAATCTTTATTTAACCGTCATCATAAATTCTATTACGGTCCTCTGTTAACGTTATTTAGTCAGGTGGTTTTTCTAGTAGGGCTTACTGCTTGCAAGACAGGTTACATGAAATCACTGGACCTTATATTGCTTAGTAATATTCAGATAGCGGTTACGGTTCTACTCATGGTATATTTGGCATCTAAGAAAGCCAAGGGCTGGCCGGCGATACAGCCAGAAGATTTTTACCTGACTAATATTCTTAGAAAAACAAAGGAATTCATCAGCTTGGGGTTGCCTATTCTACTTGTTGGCTTACTTTTTTTAGGCTTTCAAAATATCGATAAATTACTCATTGCCGGCTTTTATCCAGCGCGTCAATTTGGTTTTTACGCTTTTGCCGCAACATTATTGAATGTGTGCCTGACGGTTGTTTCCTCAGTTGCTAACTTTATGATGCAAAAGTTAGCCCCTTATCGTCATTCGCTAGAACTCTATTATGATAAAGCTGTCTTCTCAATTTTACTGCTAATACCATTTTTATTTTTCAGTGTAACTCCTCTTCAATTCTTGGTTCAAACGTTTTTGCCTGCCTATTCAGCATCGACAGTTTATGTACGCTATTTGTCCGGATTTATTGGACCTTATTTACTGGTTCAATTAATTCAGTTCAGCGTCTTTAAATTATTAAATAAACAACGTGTCTTCTTGATTCTGGCGACGGTATTTTTTGTCCTGAGTCTCAGTGTAGAATATCTATTGGCCCTGACTAAAGTACCACTAGTTATGATAGCCTTGTCTTCTGTTTTACTAGCCTATGGCTGGTTTGCAGTTGGCGATTGGTTGTTATGCACGATAAAGCCTGAATGTAAACTGAAACAAAAAAAGAGGTACTTTTTTATGGTTGCGACTATTTGCTTGTACTTACTAATAAATTTTATTGCTATCGAATGA
- a CDS encoding nucleotide sugar dehydrogenase → MSENQDIKATRIAVVGLGYVGLPLAVEFGKQYEVVGYDIDERRVAELKSGYDRTRETEETALRQANRLRFASDLEAIAGCTVYIITVPTPVDAYKKPDLRPLLGATRAIGQVLKKGDVVIYESTVYPGCTEEDCVPVLEKESGLTFNVDFFCGYSPERINPGDKVHTLTTIRKVTSGSTPEAARFVDQLYASIIQAGTHLASSIKVAEASKAIENAQRDVNISFVNELALMFDRMGIDTLEVLEAAGTKWNFLKFRPGLVGGHCIGVDPYYLAHKAESLGYYPQVILSGRRINDDMGVFVASKLVKLMIRKGHTIKDTRVLLLGITFKENCPDIRNSRVIDIYRELTEYGINVEVYDPWANADEVEHEYGFRLIDQLSGPYDGIVMAVAHEQFRQLDQAALRTDKTVIYDLKGLLDKSIVDSRL, encoded by the coding sequence ATGAGCGAGAATCAAGATATAAAGGCCACGCGCATTGCCGTTGTTGGTTTGGGCTATGTGGGGTTGCCGCTGGCCGTTGAATTTGGGAAACAATACGAGGTAGTAGGGTACGATATCGATGAACGAAGGGTGGCAGAACTGAAAAGTGGATACGACCGGACCCGCGAGACGGAAGAAACTGCCCTTCGGCAGGCAAACCGCCTGCGCTTTGCCTCGGATCTGGAGGCCATTGCCGGCTGTACGGTGTACATCATTACGGTGCCAACACCCGTTGATGCGTACAAAAAACCGGATTTGCGGCCTCTGCTGGGGGCTACGCGCGCCATCGGGCAGGTACTGAAGAAAGGCGATGTGGTTATTTACGAGTCAACGGTTTATCCAGGGTGTACGGAGGAAGACTGCGTGCCAGTCCTTGAAAAAGAATCCGGATTGACCTTTAACGTTGATTTTTTCTGCGGCTATTCGCCGGAGCGCATCAACCCGGGCGATAAGGTGCACACGTTGACGACTATCCGGAAAGTAACGTCTGGTTCAACCCCGGAAGCCGCTCGGTTTGTGGATCAGCTTTATGCGTCGATTATTCAGGCGGGCACGCACCTGGCTTCGTCGATCAAAGTGGCCGAAGCGAGCAAGGCCATCGAAAACGCCCAGCGGGATGTTAACATTTCCTTTGTTAATGAATTAGCTCTGATGTTTGATCGGATGGGCATCGATACGCTGGAGGTGCTGGAGGCCGCCGGAACCAAGTGGAATTTCTTGAAGTTCAGGCCCGGTTTAGTAGGTGGCCACTGCATTGGTGTTGATCCGTATTACCTGGCCCACAAGGCCGAAAGCCTGGGCTATTACCCGCAGGTTATTCTGTCGGGTCGGCGCATCAACGATGATATGGGCGTCTTTGTTGCCAGCAAACTCGTGAAGCTCATGATTCGTAAAGGGCATACCATCAAGGACACACGGGTGCTGCTGTTGGGAATTACGTTCAAAGAAAACTGCCCGGACATCCGCAACTCGCGGGTCATTGATATTTACCGGGAGCTGACCGAATATGGCATAAACGTTGAAGTGTATGATCCGTGGGCAAACGCAGACGAAGTGGAGCATGAGTATGGCTTCCGGCTTATTGATCAGCTAAGCGGGCCCTACGATGGCATCGTAATGGCGGTCGCTCACGAGCAGTTCCGGCAGCTGGATCAAGCGGCCCTACGCACCGATAAAACGGTTATTTATGATTTGAAAGGATTGTTGGATAAAAGCATAGTAGATAGCCGATTGTAA
- a CDS encoding GNVR domain-containing protein: MKKWITLSPRDAGSLRPSSQVEPRWALLTVWRQKDNILKVAFLFALIGVVVALVSPVEFSSEVQVMPELQARSAMNLKRFGALAELAGINLEGVGNTEAIRPDLYPDVLKSTPFILHLLNQPVRTVDRQRYSSLAAFLTKDPSWLDWFKEKEPLRVPKALNDRQTLHLTRDQELLVKDTKERILSDLDKQSGVIIIKVKMPDAEVAAQVSQVAIDYLTRYVITYRTEKTREDLKFLSERFRESRKRYDRAMVNLSAYKDQHRYMVTQLGTIEERRLQAEFDLAQGLYSNITQQYEQTRIKIQEETPILKILEPAQVPTKRSEPRRTIMVILYTFVGGIIGTMIVLIRHIDWRL, from the coding sequence ATGAAAAAGTGGATAACGCTGTCCCCCCGAGATGCCGGTAGTCTTCGGCCATCTTCGCAGGTGGAGCCACGGTGGGCTTTGCTGACCGTCTGGCGTCAGAAGGACAACATACTGAAAGTCGCCTTTCTATTCGCGCTGATTGGGGTTGTTGTGGCCCTGGTCAGTCCGGTTGAGTTTAGTTCGGAAGTGCAGGTCATGCCGGAGTTGCAGGCGCGGTCGGCCATGAACTTGAAACGGTTCGGGGCGCTGGCTGAATTAGCCGGTATTAACCTGGAGGGAGTTGGCAATACGGAAGCGATTCGGCCTGACCTCTACCCGGATGTCCTGAAGAGTACGCCGTTTATCCTGCATCTGCTGAATCAGCCGGTAAGAACCGTTGACAGACAGCGATATTCCTCGCTGGCGGCTTTTCTGACGAAAGATCCTTCGTGGCTGGACTGGTTTAAGGAGAAAGAACCGTTGAGGGTGCCCAAAGCGCTCAATGACCGGCAAACGTTGCATCTGACGCGTGATCAGGAATTGCTGGTTAAGGATACCAAGGAACGGATTTTGTCCGATCTCGACAAGCAATCCGGCGTTATTATCATCAAAGTGAAGATGCCGGATGCGGAAGTTGCGGCCCAGGTCAGTCAGGTGGCCATTGATTACCTGACCCGTTACGTTATTACCTACCGAACTGAGAAAACGCGGGAAGACCTCAAATTTCTTTCAGAACGGTTTCGGGAATCCCGCAAACGGTACGACCGGGCTATGGTCAACCTATCGGCCTACAAAGACCAGCACCGGTACATGGTAACGCAGCTTGGTACCATTGAGGAACGCCGATTGCAGGCCGAGTTTGACCTGGCGCAGGGGTTGTACAGCAACATCACGCAGCAGTATGAACAAACACGAATCAAAATTCAGGAAGAAACGCCCATTCTGAAAATACTGGAACCTGCGCAGGTTCCTACTAAACGCAGCGAACCCCGTCGCACCATCATGGTTATTCTATATACCTTTGTCGGAGGAATCATCGGTACTATGATTGTACTGATAAGACACATAGATTGGCGGCTGTAA
- a CDS encoding SLBB domain-containing protein: MIFSAFLLQSTAYAQKVDNLSEEQIRQFIEQAKKSRMSEAQIEQLALTRGFAPSDIKKMRAKVTELSKYTPQELQMVSMGESREQTDKASLSTAVAPLSRPEAAENKLTVFGANLFANANLTFEPNLRIPTPKNYQIGPDDELIIDVYGNAQRNYHTKVSPEGAVKLENLSPIYVNGLTIEQAEQRIIGRLRQVYAGLNTTASGIFASVSLGSIRSIKVTLIGQVVKPGTYTLSSLATVFNALYVSGGPDPDRGSFRDIRVYRGNRLVRTLDIYDFLLRADQKDNIRLQDQDIVFINHYDTRVQLTGEVKQPAIYEVQKGELLKNLLAFAGGFTEKAYTASLTLRRNTPKELQVITVPAADIPAFLPQRGDLYTVGAIIDRYENRVTINGAVFRPGIYALQKNASLRQLITTAEGLREDAFLNRATIRRLRENLDPALIGVDLGKLMRDEVPDIVLQREDVIDIPSYGDLRENRVVTILGAVNRPGPYAYADSMSVASLIVLAGGFTDGATASRVEIARRVRKDTAGLPQNQNVRIFQFELNERLRLTEADARFTLSPFDQVFVRKSPRYEAQKTVALTGEVRYPGAYSIRDKSERITDLIERAGGLRSEAYLKATRFTRNRELVSVNLSEIIARPSDSGNLLLLEGDSIHIPRKTELVKIRGEVLNPSVVDFNYRKSIRAYINEAGGFNSKALRRKLFVIYANGKVNRTRGFLGVRDYPDPEPGMEVVVPSKPPKTESRLSSAERIAVMTGITSLAAVVLTIIRLF, from the coding sequence ATGATTTTTAGCGCTTTCCTGTTGCAATCCACGGCATACGCCCAAAAAGTGGATAACCTATCGGAAGAGCAGATTCGTCAATTCATCGAGCAGGCTAAAAAAAGCAGGATGTCCGAAGCGCAGATCGAGCAGTTGGCCCTAACTCGTGGATTTGCACCATCCGATATAAAAAAAATGCGTGCCAAAGTTACTGAGCTAAGCAAATATACACCTCAGGAATTGCAAATGGTTTCAATGGGAGAAAGCCGCGAACAAACCGACAAAGCCAGTTTGAGCACCGCTGTTGCCCCGCTCTCCCGCCCGGAAGCGGCCGAAAACAAACTGACCGTGTTTGGCGCGAATCTGTTTGCCAACGCCAATCTTACGTTTGAACCCAATCTGCGGATACCGACCCCCAAAAATTACCAGATCGGCCCCGACGATGAGTTGATCATCGACGTTTACGGAAACGCGCAGCGGAATTACCATACCAAAGTTAGTCCGGAAGGGGCGGTGAAGCTGGAAAATTTAAGCCCCATTTATGTCAACGGATTGACCATTGAACAAGCAGAACAGCGAATCATTGGCCGGCTCCGGCAGGTGTATGCCGGATTAAATACAACCGCCAGTGGCATTTTTGCCAGTGTTAGTTTGGGCAGCATCCGGAGCATTAAAGTAACGCTGATCGGCCAGGTTGTTAAACCCGGCACCTACACACTTTCGTCACTGGCCACTGTTTTCAATGCGCTCTATGTATCGGGCGGGCCGGATCCGGACCGGGGTTCATTCCGTGACATCCGGGTATACCGCGGCAATCGGCTGGTCCGTACGCTGGATATTTACGATTTCCTGCTCCGGGCCGATCAGAAAGATAATATTCGGTTGCAGGATCAGGATATTGTTTTTATCAACCACTATGATACCCGCGTTCAGTTAACCGGTGAAGTAAAGCAACCGGCGATCTACGAAGTGCAGAAGGGCGAACTCCTGAAGAATTTGCTAGCCTTTGCGGGCGGATTCACGGAAAAAGCGTATACGGCTTCGCTGACCCTGCGCCGGAATACACCCAAAGAGTTGCAGGTCATCACCGTTCCGGCGGCTGACATTCCAGCATTTTTGCCGCAGCGGGGCGATTTATACACCGTTGGCGCCATTATTGACCGCTATGAAAACCGGGTGACGATCAACGGAGCGGTTTTTCGGCCCGGGATCTACGCGCTGCAAAAAAACGCGAGCCTGCGCCAGCTTATTACCACCGCCGAAGGACTGCGGGAGGACGCCTTTCTCAACCGGGCCACCATCCGGCGGTTGCGGGAAAATCTGGACCCTGCGCTGATTGGCGTAGATCTGGGTAAGCTGATGCGGGACGAAGTGCCGGACATTGTGCTTCAACGGGAGGATGTAATTGACATACCGTCCTACGGCGATTTGCGCGAAAATAGGGTAGTGACGATTCTGGGGGCGGTCAACCGGCCGGGCCCGTATGCTTACGCTGACAGCATGAGCGTGGCCAGCCTCATTGTGCTGGCGGGTGGTTTTACCGATGGGGCCACGGCCTCCCGGGTTGAGATTGCCCGGCGGGTCCGAAAAGATACTGCGGGCTTACCGCAAAACCAGAACGTGCGGATTTTTCAGTTTGAACTCAATGAACGATTGCGACTGACCGAAGCCGATGCTCGTTTTACCCTTAGCCCATTCGATCAGGTATTTGTGCGGAAATCGCCCCGCTACGAAGCCCAGAAAACCGTAGCCCTGACCGGCGAGGTTCGCTACCCGGGTGCCTACTCAATTCGTGACAAATCCGAACGGATTACGGATTTGATCGAACGGGCTGGCGGTTTGCGGTCAGAAGCCTACTTAAAAGCAACCCGCTTTACCCGGAACCGGGAACTGGTGTCGGTAAATCTTAGTGAAATCATTGCCAGACCGTCTGACAGCGGGAATTTACTCTTACTGGAAGGCGATTCCATTCACATTCCCAGAAAAACGGAGCTGGTTAAAATACGGGGCGAAGTGCTCAATCCGTCGGTTGTGGACTTCAATTACCGGAAGTCGATCAGAGCGTACATCAATGAAGCCGGTGGTTTTAATTCAAAGGCATTGCGTCGGAAGCTGTTTGTCATTTATGCCAACGGGAAAGTAAACCGTACCCGGGGCTTTCTGGGCGTTCGGGATTATCCCGACCCTGAACCGGGGATGGAGGTGGTTGTTCCGTCAAAACCGCCTAAAACAGAGAGCAGACTGTCGTCGGCGGAACGGATTGCGGTGATGACCGGGATTACTTCCCTGGCGGCTGTGGTGTTAACAATTATCCGGTTGTTCTGA
- a CDS encoding OmpA family protein — protein MKKVSLFVRAIGLALLAATGASAQYNPKASYEGPAKLNTWSVSVMGGPTQFFGDLREYDFYPVGKTNSDSYSERNSAFIGVAVGKQLSHLFGLQLDGQYGNLVGMKRRLYYSYFRSNFIQTDLTGSVNLKSLLFGINKMKRWKIDAYTGLGVVFFKSTAYELGTGRVRRWTKTNNGDGILREAKYEKDWAIPVGVAVNYELSSRFDLGLDFRLTNVNTDRLDATIGGNSSSYFDGYGTRGQFDNPFERKGESNMDKLGYAALSVTYKLGKNAVKVQKVNGKYDYDTTRGTYHLRWTDPKNLIKPPVILTLEQIDSVAKANRPKDIDPKLLMDTDNDGVSDYFDRQPNTPAGSIVSGAGEAIDFDKYVSAALPGIACAEILTNVTFDTDKNIIKPQFYDMLNKVVELLNKTQCRLQLSGHADRRASDRYNIALSRRRVEAVKNYLVKQGLNDPNRIIIDYFGSFKPIGDNSRAGLTKNRRVELRLVP, from the coding sequence ATGAAAAAAGTATCCCTGTTCGTGAGGGCAATAGGACTGGCTCTTCTGGCAGCGACAGGTGCCAGTGCTCAGTATAACCCGAAAGCCTCGTATGAAGGCCCAGCCAAACTGAACACCTGGTCGGTTTCGGTCATGGGCGGACCCACTCAATTCTTCGGAGACCTTAGAGAGTATGACTTCTATCCAGTTGGGAAAACCAACTCTGATAGCTACAGTGAGCGCAACTCGGCGTTCATCGGTGTAGCCGTCGGAAAGCAGTTGTCTCACCTGTTTGGCCTCCAGTTGGATGGGCAATACGGTAATCTGGTTGGGATGAAACGCCGGTTATATTACTCTTATTTCCGTTCCAACTTCATTCAAACCGATTTGACAGGGAGCGTTAACCTGAAAAGTCTGCTGTTTGGAATCAATAAAATGAAACGCTGGAAGATTGATGCCTACACCGGTCTGGGTGTAGTATTCTTCAAATCGACCGCGTATGAATTAGGAACCGGCCGGGTACGTCGCTGGACCAAAACCAACAACGGTGACGGTATTCTGCGGGAAGCCAAATACGAGAAAGACTGGGCCATCCCCGTTGGTGTAGCCGTGAACTATGAACTGAGCTCTCGCTTTGATCTGGGTCTTGATTTCCGGCTTACGAACGTAAACACCGACCGCCTGGATGCAACCATCGGTGGCAACAGCTCAAGCTACTTCGACGGTTATGGAACCCGCGGCCAGTTTGATAACCCGTTCGAACGCAAAGGGGAATCGAACATGGATAAACTGGGCTACGCAGCGTTGTCAGTTACTTACAAGCTAGGCAAAAATGCCGTTAAAGTTCAGAAAGTGAACGGCAAGTACGACTACGACACCACGCGGGGTACTTACCACCTGCGCTGGACCGATCCGAAAAACCTGATCAAACCGCCGGTCATCCTGACGCTGGAGCAAATCGACTCCGTTGCTAAAGCAAACCGTCCGAAAGACATCGATCCGAAACTGTTGATGGATACTGACAACGACGGTGTATCGGATTACTTCGACCGCCAACCCAACACACCAGCCGGTAGCATCGTCTCTGGAGCTGGTGAAGCGATCGACTTCGATAAATACGTAAGTGCAGCGCTGCCCGGTATTGCCTGCGCCGAGATCCTGACGAACGTAACTTTCGATACGGATAAAAACATCATCAAACCGCAGTTCTACGACATGCTGAACAAGGTAGTTGAGTTGTTGAACAAAACTCAATGCCGTCTGCAACTGTCAGGTCATGCTGACCGCCGGGCTTCTGACCGGTACAACATCGCCCTGTCACGCCGTCGTGTTGAAGCCGTTAAGAACTACCTGGTTAAACAAGGTCTGAACGATCCGAACCGGATCATCATCGACTACTTCGGTTCCTTCAAGCCCATCGGTGACAACTCCCGCGCGGGTCTGACGAAAAACCGTCGGGTTGAATTGCGGCTTGTTCCGTAA
- the tgt gene encoding tRNA guanosine(34) transglycosylase Tgt, producing the protein MQFTIQATDPESKARTGVLSTDHGLIETPIFMPVGTAGTVKAVHQRELVEDVRAEIILGNTYHLYLRPGLSVLEKAGGLHRFNGWNRPILTDSGGYQVYSLSNTRKIKEDGVTFKSHIDGSKHIFTPEGVMDIQRTIGADIMMAFDECTPYPCEYGYARTSMEMTHRWLTRCIERFDSTPAKYGYQQTLFPIVQGSTYKDLRQQSAEFVAEQQREGNAIGGLAVGEPAEEMYKTIELVNAILPSDKPRYLMGVGTPENILEAIALGVDMFDCVMPTRNARHGVLFTTQGIINIKNERWKDDFSPIDEELGGYASTFYSKAYLRHLMRSEEILGAQIASLQNLTFYLWLVKQARQQIIGGNFAKWKGAMTKKLMQRL; encoded by the coding sequence ATGCAATTTACCATACAGGCGACCGACCCGGAGTCGAAAGCGCGCACGGGGGTTCTTTCAACCGATCACGGACTGATCGAAACTCCGATTTTTATGCCCGTAGGAACCGCCGGAACCGTTAAAGCCGTCCACCAGCGGGAGTTAGTGGAGGATGTGCGGGCGGAAATTATTCTGGGCAACACCTATCACCTCTATTTAAGGCCTGGTCTTAGCGTACTGGAAAAAGCCGGTGGGTTGCACCGGTTCAATGGCTGGAACCGGCCTATCCTGACCGATAGCGGAGGGTATCAGGTTTATTCGTTATCGAATACCCGTAAAATCAAGGAAGACGGAGTTACTTTTAAATCCCACATCGACGGCTCAAAACATATTTTTACGCCGGAAGGGGTGATGGACATTCAGCGAACCATTGGCGCCGACATTATGATGGCTTTCGACGAATGCACTCCGTATCCCTGCGAATACGGGTACGCTCGCACGTCTATGGAGATGACGCACCGCTGGCTGACGCGCTGCATTGAACGCTTCGACTCCACACCCGCCAAATACGGTTACCAGCAGACGTTGTTTCCGATCGTTCAGGGGAGTACCTACAAGGATCTTCGCCAGCAATCAGCGGAGTTCGTAGCCGAGCAGCAGCGGGAGGGGAATGCCATCGGTGGTTTGGCGGTGGGCGAACCCGCGGAGGAAATGTACAAAACGATTGAACTGGTGAACGCGATTCTGCCGTCTGACAAACCGCGTTACCTGATGGGCGTCGGGACGCCCGAAAATATTCTGGAGGCCATTGCCCTGGGCGTTGATATGTTTGACTGCGTAATGCCGACCCGCAATGCCCGGCACGGTGTCCTGTTTACCACGCAGGGCATCATCAACATCAAAAACGAACGCTGGAAAGACGATTTCAGCCCAATTGATGAAGAACTTGGCGGGTATGCCAGTACCTTTTATTCAAAAGCCTATCTTCGGCATTTGATGCGGTCGGAAGAAATTTTAGGGGCACAAATTGCCAGTCTGCAAAACCTTACCTTCTATTTATGGTTAGTGAAGCAGGCCCGACAACAGATCATTGGAGGTAATTTTGCTAAATGGAAAGGTGCTATGACAAAAAAACTGATGCAACGTCTTTGA
- a CDS encoding glycosyltransferase — MTSIVVVVCLLAVGLQLIYILGIFSRLVFHSSRNSSEPPDSAVALHSYPPVSIIVCAWNELDNLQTLLPLLDSQVYPTFEVLVMDDRSTDGSRQFLEQAAQELPHLRFMRVDREHEHVTPKKYALTTGIRNAAHDIILLTDADCQPASEYWLAGMVAQLDGSEKEIVLGFGPYTREKDGWINRLIRYETLFTAVQYLSMALAGLPYMGVGRNLMYRRQLFLENKGFYSHIRVLGGDDDLFINEVATSRNVAVSLHPTTFTYSRPKATFAEWWHQKQRHLSVGKYYRTGHKIRLGLLSLSHIVSWLTGPVVGLIALIRILDTGLPALVHQSDGRLLLIASGLFLLRLVLFWIIVGRISYRLGHTVKWMTIPVMDLTLAVYYAIMGFVTLRPRKKKRKMTWK; from the coding sequence GTGACATCTATTGTGGTGGTTGTGTGCCTGTTAGCCGTCGGCCTACAACTTATATATATACTCGGTATTTTTTCCCGGCTGGTTTTCCATTCCAGCCGGAACAGCAGCGAACCGCCGGATTCGGCCGTTGCCCTTCATTCCTATCCTCCAGTCAGCATCATTGTGTGTGCCTGGAACGAGCTGGACAACCTTCAAACCCTGTTGCCCCTGCTCGACAGCCAGGTCTACCCTACTTTTGAAGTGCTGGTTATGGACGACCGCTCGACCGATGGCAGCCGGCAGTTTCTGGAACAGGCCGCGCAGGAACTGCCCCACCTGCGCTTCATGCGCGTTGACCGCGAACACGAGCACGTTACACCCAAGAAATACGCCCTGACAACGGGAATCCGGAACGCGGCTCACGACATTATTCTGCTTACGGATGCCGACTGTCAACCGGCCAGTGAATACTGGCTGGCGGGGATGGTGGCCCAACTCGACGGGTCGGAGAAAGAGATCGTGCTGGGATTTGGCCCCTACACCCGGGAAAAAGACGGCTGGATCAATCGGTTGATCCGATACGAAACTTTATTTACGGCCGTGCAGTATCTTTCGATGGCGCTGGCGGGATTGCCCTACATGGGGGTTGGCCGGAACCTGATGTACCGGCGGCAGCTGTTTCTGGAAAACAAGGGCTTTTATTCGCACATTCGCGTGTTGGGGGGAGACGACGACTTGTTTATCAACGAAGTAGCCACATCCCGCAACGTGGCCGTTAGCCTGCATCCGACAACGTTTACGTATTCAAGGCCCAAGGCCACGTTTGCGGAGTGGTGGCATCAGAAGCAACGGCATTTGTCGGTAGGTAAGTATTACCGAACGGGTCATAAAATTCGGTTGGGGTTGCTGTCGCTGTCGCACATCGTAAGCTGGCTCACCGGGCCAGTTGTCGGCTTGATTGCGCTGATCCGCATTCTGGATACGGGATTGCCGGCGTTGGTCCATCAATCAGACGGGCGGTTGCTGCTAATCGCATCCGGCCTGTTTCTGCTGCGGCTGGTGCTGTTTTGGATCATCGTCGGACGAATTAGTTACCGGCTCGGCCACACGGTCAAATGGATGACCATACCGGTTATGGACCTGACTCTGGCCGTGTATTACGCCATTATGGGCTTTGTAACCCTGCGGCCCCGTAAAAAGAAACGAAAAATGACCTGGAAATAG
- the rsmG gene encoding 16S rRNA (guanine(527)-N(7))-methyltransferase RsmG, with protein MELIKKYFPNLTKQQLDQFAALEELYRQWNAQINVISRQDIDSLYEKHILHSLGIAKVIQFVPGTEILDVGTGGGFPGIPLAILFPLADFHLVDSIGKKIKVVTEVSSALGLTNVRAEQARVEHLNTTYDFVVSRAVTRLQPFLGWVRYKILKAGNNKLRNGVLYLKGGDLAEELAEIRDKYQVYELSDYFDESFFETKKVIYIPK; from the coding sequence TTGGAACTGATAAAAAAATATTTTCCGAACCTCACCAAGCAGCAATTAGACCAGTTTGCGGCTTTGGAAGAACTCTACCGTCAGTGGAACGCTCAGATCAACGTCATCTCACGGCAGGATATCGATTCATTGTACGAAAAGCACATTCTGCACTCGCTCGGGATCGCAAAAGTGATTCAATTTGTACCGGGCACCGAAATTCTGGATGTCGGTACGGGGGGCGGTTTTCCGGGCATTCCGCTGGCAATTTTGTTTCCGCTGGCCGACTTCCATTTGGTTGACAGCATTGGCAAGAAAATAAAGGTAGTTACGGAGGTGAGTTCGGCTCTGGGCCTCACTAACGTCCGGGCCGAACAGGCGCGGGTTGAACACCTGAATACGACGTACGATTTTGTGGTAAGCCGGGCTGTTACGCGCTTGCAACCCTTCCTGGGCTGGGTTCGTTACAAGATTCTCAAAGCTGGCAACAATAAACTACGGAACGGTGTTTTGTACCTGAAAGGCGGTGATCTGGCTGAAGAGCTAGCGGAAATCCGGGATAAATACCAGGTTTACGAATTGTCCGACTATTTTGACGAGTCTTTCTTTGAAACCAAAAAAGTAATTTATATCCCTAAATAA